One genomic segment of Anaerobiospirillum thomasii includes these proteins:
- a CDS encoding flagellin, which translates to MALFVNTNVSSINGQRNLTNATNNLNTTYQRLSSGMRINSAKDDAAGLQISDRLTSQINGLNQGNRNTNDGIALAQTVEGAMDEMTTMLQRIRTLAVQSSNGTNNQKDRDALQQEVTQLSTEITRIACQTRFGGEVVLAGASGQAGVMKGLIATDGSIQLQVGAYNGDTLKMTGFSSGFVVSSIAKEAGLTPAAATKDGLIMTAAGAARFAISTQTDSMDAIASVDKMIEVIDKQRAHLGAMQNRMESTIRNQSNISMNVSDARSRIRDTDFAEESAKLSQQTIIQQAASSMLTQANTRPQLALSLLG; encoded by the coding sequence ATGGCACTTTTTGTAAATACTAACGTATCTTCAATTAATGGCCAGCGTAATTTAACCAACGCTACCAACAATTTAAACACAACCTATCAGAGATTATCATCTGGCATGCGCATCAACTCAGCCAAAGATGATGCCGCAGGTCTTCAGATCTCAGATCGTTTAACCTCACAGATCAATGGTTTAAATCAGGGTAACCGCAATACCAACGATGGCATAGCTCTTGCCCAGACAGTTGAAGGCGCTATGGATGAAATGACCACCATGCTCCAGCGCATTCGTACTCTTGCTGTTCAGTCATCAAACGGTACCAATAATCAGAAGGATCGTGACGCCCTGCAGCAGGAAGTAACTCAGCTCTCAACTGAAATTACCCGTATTGCCTGCCAGACCCGTTTTGGTGGTGAAGTTGTACTTGCCGGTGCCTCAGGTCAGGCCGGCGTCATGAAAGGTCTTATTGCCACTGATGGTAGCATTCAGCTTCAGGTTGGAGCTTATAATGGTGACACACTTAAGATGACTGGCTTTTCAAGCGGTTTTGTTGTAAGTAGTATCGCCAAGGAAGCTGGTCTTACACCTGCAGCTGCAACAAAAGACGGTTTAATCATGACAGCAGCTGGTGCCGCCCGTTTTGCTATTTCAACTCAAACTGACTCTATGGATGCTATTGCATCTGTAGATAAGATGATTGAGGTTATTGACAAGCAACGCGCCCACTTAGGTGCCATGCAAAACCGCATGGAATCAACTATACGCAATCAGTCCAACATCTCTATGAACGTATCTGATGCCAGATCACGTATCCGTGATACAGACTTTGCCGAAGAGTCAGCCAAACTCTCACAGCAGACCATTATTCAGCAGGCTGCAAGCTCTATGCTTACACAGGCTAACACCCGACCACAGCTGGCTCTGTCCCTGCTTGGCTAA
- a CDS encoding flagellin has protein sequence MALFVNTNVSSINGQRNLTNATNNLNTTYQRLSSGLRINSAKDDAAGLQISDRLTSQINGLNQGNRNTNDGIALAQTVEGAMDEMTTMLQRMRTLAVQSANGTNNTKDRDAIQQEVTQLSHEITRIACQTRFGGNSILNGTAAAGTLLGSGGVITLQVGAYNGDTLKMTGFSLGFTLSGIADSAGIKAANDTALVNDGTNRLAVSTQSLAAAAITMIDSFVGVIDKQRAHLGAMQNRMESTIRNQSNISMNVSDARSRIRDTDFAEESAKLSQQTIIQQAASSMLTQANTRPQLALSLLGG, from the coding sequence ATGGCACTTTTTGTAAATACTAACGTATCTTCAATTAATGGCCAGCGCAATTTAACTAACGCTACCAATAATTTAAATACTACCTATCAGAGATTATCTTCAGGTCTTCGCATCAACTCTGCAAAAGATGACGCTGCCGGACTTCAGATCTCAGATCGTTTAACCTCACAGATCAATGGTTTAAACCAGGGTAACCGCAATACCAACGATGGCATAGCTCTTGCCCAGACTGTTGAAGGCGCCATGGATGAAATGACCACCATGCTCCAACGCATGCGTACTCTTGCAGTACAGTCTGCCAACGGCACTAACAACACAAAAGATCGTGATGCCATTCAGCAGGAAGTAACTCAGCTGTCACATGAGATTACAAGAATTGCATGTCAGACCAGATTTGGTGGAAATTCAATTTTAAATGGTACAGCAGCAGCTGGCACATTATTGGGGTCTGGTGGCGTTATAACTCTGCAGGTTGGAGCCTACAATGGTGATACCTTAAAGATGACCGGCTTTAGCCTTGGCTTTACCCTGTCAGGAATTGCCGATTCTGCCGGTATCAAGGCTGCTAATGATACCGCACTGGTTAATGATGGTACTAACAGATTAGCTGTAAGCACACAGTCTTTGGCAGCTGCTGCAATTACCATGATTGACAGCTTTGTTGGTGTTATTGACAAACAGCGCGCTCACTTAGGTGCCATGCAAAATCGTATGGAGTCAACCATACGCAATCAGTCCAATATCTCTATGAACGTATCTGATGCCAGATCACGTATTCGTGATACAGACTTTGCCGAAGAATCTGCCAAACTGTCACAGCAGACCATCATTCAGCAGGCAGCCTCATCCATGCTGACACAGGCTAATACCAGACCTCAGCTGGCTCTGTCCCTGCTTGGAGGTTAA